The sequence GTCATATATGTATCTACCAGACTGGATAAAAATACTTTCTTATATTATTTATGCAATACTTACCTGGCAGATAATTGTATCTATAAAGAGAAAGGTTAGAAAGTAATATCTATAAAAATATATTTTATTGTAATATACGCTTTAAGATAATCCAAAATACACTTCACAAATTACTTACCATAAAATGTTAAATATTTTGGATATTCTTTAAAATAGAAAAGATTATATAAAGAATATTTAAGACTTTTTATTTAATCATACTCCTATCTTATAAGTAAAAAATACCATAGAAAACCCTCGTCATCCTCGTGCTTGACACGGGGATCTCTTGGTTATTTAGGAGATTCCCGCCTACGCGGGAATGACTATAGATGTTAAATCATACTGTTTTTTGTATTTTATGAAGACAGGTTGGTAATATATATAAAACTACAACTCTAAACTCTTACTAACAATTTCAAAGACATTTTTACTAGGGTTTGATGCTCTGATTCTCTCAAGTTCTTTTTTCATCAAAGCCTGTCTAGCACTATCATAACGCTTCCAACTCATTAGATTACGAGCCATTCTTGCTGCAACTTGATGGTTAATTTTATCAAGTTCTATCACAGTATCTGCCATAAAGGCATATCCTAAACCATCTTTACGATGATATTGTGAGAAATTAGCTCCAAAACCACCAATAAGTGAGTAAACTTTATTAGGGTTTTTAGAGTTGTATGCAGGATGACTAACTAAACCTTTAACTATATCTAAAGCCGACTCATGAGAGACTTGAGCTTGAGAGACTAACCATTTATTTACAACTAGATCCTCATGCTTCCAACGGTTATAAAACTCACTGATAGCATTATCTCGAACTTGTTTATCACTAGACTTTAGAAGTGCCGAAAAAGCTGACTGTTGATCCGTCATATTATCAGCATTATCAAATAGTTGTTGAGCTAATTGCGTACCTTCACTTTGATCACTAGCATTCATTAAATAACTTAAACAAACACCTTTTAGCTTTCTTTTTGCTATTTGCTCAGCTGATAGGCTATATGGCTTATTATCATTACATTCTTGATATATAGCTAACCAGTTATCTTTTAGTTTATCTGCTATCTGATTCATTACTTTTTTGCGTGATAAGACAATATCATCAACCGCAATCACAGGCATTGCCTGAGCAATAGTAGACTCATTTGGTATTAGTAGAGCATCACTGATTAATGCTTTATCTAATTCTTTATCGTTTAGAATTGATTTAAAAGCATTCAAGAACTCGTCGCTTACATCAGAATTAGCTAAAATCATATTTGTAGCTAACTGCTGTAAAGAATCCCAACGATTAAAGGCATTATTATCATATTTGACAATATGTAATAGTTCGCTTTCTGTACGCTTATGCTCAACTTTCACAGGTGCCGAAAAATCCCTAAATAATGAAACTATTGGTTTTGCTGAAATATTCTCAAAAGTGTAAGTCTGTTTTTTTTCTTTAAGCTCAATAACTTGCTCTGCGATATTCTCACCCTTTGGAGTGATAAGTCCTATTTTAACAGGTATATGAAGCGCTTGTTTTTCTTTTTGATCAGCAGTTGGTTGAGTAGTTTGCTCTAGTGTTAAACTATAAGTTTTATTTTGAGCGTCATAATTCTCACTAACTTTAATATTTGGAGTACCTGATTGAGCATACCACCTCTTAAACAAGCTAAAATCACGATTATTAGCATCTGCCATAGCATTTACAAAATCATCACATGTAACAGCTTGTCCATCATGCCTTTCAAAATATAGTTTCATACCTTTTTGGAAACCTTCTTCACCTAACAGAGTATGAATCATTCTAATAATCTCAGCACCTTTATGATAAACCGTTACAGTATAAAAGTTATTCATTTCAATGTACGACTCAGGGCGGATAGGATGTGACATTGGACTAGCATCCTCAGCAAACTGAGCACTCCTAATAATACGTACATCATCTATACGTTTAACATCTCTTGAGTTTAAATCAGAAGTAAATTCTTGATCTCTAAATACAGTCAAACCTTCTTTTAAGCTTAGTTGAAACCAATCACGACATGTAACCCTATCACCTGTCCAGTTATGAAAATATTCATGTCCTACAACGCTTTGTATCAATTCAAAGTCTTTATCTGTAGCTGTTTTATCACTAGCCATGATATATTTTGTGTTAAATATATTTAAACCTTTATTTTCCATTGCACCAGCATTAAAATCAGGTACAGCTACAATCATAAAAGTATCAAGATCATACTCTAGGTTAAATCTCTCTTCATCCCACTTCATTGAATCTTTTACAGCTTGCATAGCATAATGACATTTATCTATATCTTGTTTAAATGCATAGATTTCAAGATTAACCTTACGATTTGATTTAGTAGTAAAAGTATCTTTAATACTAGCCAAATCTCCAGCTACTAATGCAAATAGATAGCAAGGTTTCTTAAAAGGATCTTTCCATGTAGCAAAATGTAAAGTATCTGAAATATCTCCAGAATCAACTTTATCTCCATTAGATAAAATAACAGGATATTTTTGCTTATTAGCGATGATTCTGACAGTATAAGAAGACATTACATCAGGTCTATCTAAATAATATGTAATTTTTCTAAAACCAGTTGCCTCACATTGTGTACAAAATACATCTCCAGACTTATACAACCCTTCTAGAGAAGTATTAGCAGATGGATTAATTTCAACTACAGTATTTAATATAAAGTTTTCAGGAGCTTTATAAATAGTTAACTGGTTATTATTTATATCAAAATCAGATTTAGTTAAATCTTTATTATCTATCTTAATTGATAGCAGTTTTAAATCTTCACCATCTAAAACTAATGAATTACTTTCACTATTAGCAGGATTTTTAGTAATATGCAAATCTGCTGTTACAATTGTTTTTGACTCATCTAGGTTAAATGTTAGATGCGTCTCATTTATAAGATAATTACTTGGTTTATAGTCTTTTAAATACTTAATTTCAGGCTGAGACATAGTAAGTTTAAATCAGTTTTATTTGCTTCTAGAATAGCAGTCACTAGGATTTGTTGCAATTATTATTCAACAAGTAAAATTAGCCTGATTTAATTTAAAATTTTTCTTGAAATTCTACAATCTGATCATATATAAAAATTGAAAGGTGCGAAAACAATATTTATAAGGAGAATAACTATGAGTAAGGAAATCAGATATAACCCATTTGAATTAAAACATTCAATAAATGATCTTTTTGATATTTTTTTTAGCTTCCCTAAAGGGTATCAAGAAGAGAAGTATTTACAAAACATCCATTTAGATATAACTGAAGATGACTCTGCCTATCATATTCATGCAGATCTTGCAGGTATTGAAGAAAAGGATATAGATATTGAGCTAGATAAAAACAAATTATCTATAAAAGCTAAACGTGAACACTCTCATAAAGATAAGAAACATCATATACAGGAGCGCTACTATGGAGAGTATCAACGTACGATAAACTTACCTGAAAATATAGATCGTGAGAATATAGAGGCTAAGTATAAAAATGGTGTACTAAACTTAACCATTCCTAAGAAAGAAAAAGATAATACTTCTAAGAAAATAACTATAAAGTCTTAATAATTTCTGATAACTTCAAAAACTTCATTTAATTTCTTTTGATCTTTTTGACCTGGTTGTGATTCAACACCAGAGTTAATATCATAAGCTGAGCATTTTAACTCAATAGCTTTTGCTATGTTTTTAGAATTTAAACCTCCTGCTAATATTATATTATTTTTATTATCTATAAGATCCCAATCAAATGTTTTTCCTGTACCACCAGACTGTCCATCTACTTGAGCATCTAATAAATGGTAATCAACATTTTCTAGAAACTTAGGTACAGATTTATCTACGCCATAAGCTTTCCATATTTGGCAGTTTCTATGTAATCTAGCCTTTAAAGTATCTACATATACTTGATCTTCACTTCCATGAAGCTGAACAGCACTTAATTTTAAATCATAAGAAGCATTTACAACTTCATCAATACTAGCATTAGCAAAAACACCTACATAATTTAGTTTAACTTTTTTAGTTATAGATTTTGCCATGGCAAAATCTATGTAACGAGGTGATTTTGGAACAAATATAAACCCTCCGTAAACAGCTCCTGCATCGTAAGCTTTTTGAGCATTTTCTACTGAAGTAAGACCACATACTTTATTAAAGCCATATATTATTTTTCTAACAGCAAGCTCTAAGTTACGCTCTCCCATAATAGAACTACCAATTAGGAAACCATTTGCAAACTTTCTAAGCTCTCTTACCTCTTGATTTTTGTAAATTCCAGATTCAGATATAACAATAGTTCCTTTTGGTACTTTAGGGGCTAATACACGAGTAGTATTTAAATCTATAGATAAATCTCTAAGATTACGGTTATTTATACCTATTACTTTTGCTTTTAGGTTTATAGCTCTTTGAAGCTCTTCTTCATTACTAGCTTCTGTAAGTATTCCCATACCAAGACGATTAGCAACTTTAGCAAGTTTTCTATATTCAGAATCATCTAAAACAGAAAGCATCAATAATATAGCGTCAGCTTTATAATGCCTTGCTAAATATATCTGATACTCATCTATAATAAAATCTTTACAAAGTACAGGTTGTGTTACTTGGTTTCTTATAATTTCAAGGTTTGCAAAACTACCCATAAAAAATTCTTCA is a genomic window of Francisella sp. LA112445 containing:
- the pepN gene encoding aminopeptidase N, yielding MSQPEIKYLKDYKPSNYLINETHLTFNLDESKTIVTADLHITKNPANSESNSLVLDGEDLKLLSIKIDNKDLTKSDFDINNNQLTIYKAPENFILNTVVEINPSANTSLEGLYKSGDVFCTQCEATGFRKITYYLDRPDVMSSYTVRIIANKQKYPVILSNGDKVDSGDISDTLHFATWKDPFKKPCYLFALVAGDLASIKDTFTTKSNRKVNLEIYAFKQDIDKCHYAMQAVKDSMKWDEERFNLEYDLDTFMIVAVPDFNAGAMENKGLNIFNTKYIMASDKTATDKDFELIQSVVGHEYFHNWTGDRVTCRDWFQLSLKEGLTVFRDQEFTSDLNSRDVKRIDDVRIIRSAQFAEDASPMSHPIRPESYIEMNNFYTVTVYHKGAEIIRMIHTLLGEEGFQKGMKLYFERHDGQAVTCDDFVNAMADANNRDFSLFKRWYAQSGTPNIKVSENYDAQNKTYSLTLEQTTQPTADQKEKQALHIPVKIGLITPKGENIAEQVIELKEKKQTYTFENISAKPIVSLFRDFSAPVKVEHKRTESELLHIVKYDNNAFNRWDSLQQLATNMILANSDVSDEFLNAFKSILNDKELDKALISDALLIPNESTIAQAMPVIAVDDIVLSRKKVMNQIADKLKDNWLAIYQECNDNKPYSLSAEQIAKRKLKGVCLSYLMNASDQSEGTQLAQQLFDNADNMTDQQSAFSALLKSSDKQVRDNAISEFYNRWKHEDLVVNKWLVSQAQVSHESALDIVKGLVSHPAYNSKNPNKVYSLIGGFGANFSQYHRKDGLGYAFMADTVIELDKINHQVAARMARNLMSWKRYDSARQALMKKELERIRASNPSKNVFEIVSKSLEL
- a CDS encoding Hsp20/alpha crystallin family protein — translated: MSKEIRYNPFELKHSINDLFDIFFSFPKGYQEEKYLQNIHLDITEDDSAYHIHADLAGIEEKDIDIELDKNKLSIKAKREHSHKDKKHHIQERYYGEYQRTINLPENIDRENIEAKYKNGVLNLTIPKKEKDNTSKKITIKS
- the trpCF gene encoding bifunctional indole-3-glycerol-phosphate synthase TrpC/phosphoribosylanthranilate isomerase TrpF: METILAKIVEAKRKWLFAKKRLFPLDVFKDEVSKTDRSFYEALTSERAVFILECKKGSPSKGLIRKKFDLNEIASVYKNYANAISVLTDEEFFMGSFANLEIIRNQVTQPVLCKDFIIDEYQIYLARHYKADAILLMLSVLDDSEYRKLAKVANRLGMGILTEASNEEELQRAINLKAKVIGINNRNLRDLSIDLNTTRVLAPKVPKGTIVISESGIYKNQEVRELRKFANGFLIGSSIMGERNLELAVRKIIYGFNKVCGLTSVENAQKAYDAGAVYGGFIFVPKSPRYIDFAMAKSITKKVKLNYVGVFANASIDEVVNASYDLKLSAVQLHGSEDQVYVDTLKARLHRNCQIWKAYGVDKSVPKFLENVDYHLLDAQVDGQSGGTGKTFDWDLIDNKNNIILAGGLNSKNIAKAIELKCSAYDINSGVESQPGQKDQKKLNEVFEVIRNY